A stretch of the Metopolophium dirhodum isolate CAU chromosome 8, ASM1992520v1, whole genome shotgun sequence genome encodes the following:
- the LOC132949941 gene encoding uncharacterized protein LOC132949941, with protein MSCTVTSVAYAAIALIAVSIVFNTHTVKAQTEIRCYVCNSHNDTACAEEKLPDHFKTECSKLNIGVPEDSRKNYTLCRKIIQTIEPEVNGLPSDRNRIIRTCGWDASNYNNKCYHRSGFGGKQDVCTCMTDYCNSAQKTYIAFATVVAAAFAILIL; from the exons ATGTCCTGCACCGTCACGTCCGTCGCTTACGCCGCGATAGCGTTGATCGCCGTCTCGATTGTTTTCAACACACATACCG TGAAGGCACAAACTGAGATACGGTGTTATGTGTGCAATAGTCATAATGACACAGCTTGTGCTGAAGAAAAACTTCCAGATCATTTTAAAACGGAAtgctcaaaattaaatataggtgTTCCAGAGGATAGTCGCAAAAATTATACCCTCTGCAGAAAGATCATACAAACAATCGAGCCGGAGGTCAACGGAT TGCCGTCAGATAGAAATCGGATCATTAGAACATGTGGCTGGGACGcttcaaattacaataataaatgttaccATCGATCCGGATTTGGTGGCAAACAGGACGTGTGCACTTGTATGACAGATTATTGTAACTCGGCGCAAAAGACATACATAGCGTTTGCAACTGTAGTGGCAGCAGCATTTGCTATCCTTATTTTGTAG
- the LOC132949940 gene encoding uncharacterized protein LOC132949940, which produces MKLTASISLCLIALFGSSAGLKCYTCGWWSKSCGDPFMKDDYLLVECNTRAINDFNHELGNTLNTASNALQNFANQVGFNINQNNNFNLPTISEDSVGCTKVVLTHGEDIVRVARGCVYNKADLCKGMQRLDDELKTLKYCGSCDDDGCNGSRSLKSSAVAIILTTMATCLFYRLQH; this is translated from the exons ATGAAATTAACTGCATCGATATCGTTATGTTTAATCGCCCTGTTTGGATCGA GTGCTGGTCTAAAATGCTACACTTGTGGCTGGTGGAGCAAAAGTTGTGGTGATCCATTCATGAAGGATGATTATCTTTTAGTTGAATGCAATACTAGAGCGATTAATGATTTCAACCACGAACTAGGAAACACCCTAAATACGGCCAGTAATGCTTTACAAAATTTCGCAAATCAGGTGGGTTTCAACATCAATCAAAACAACAATTTCAATTTGCCTACCATTAGTGAAGATTCAGTTGGATGCACTAAAGTAGTACTTACAC acGGAGAAGATATTGTACGAGTGGCTCGAGGATGCGTTTATAACAAAGCAGACTTGTGCAAGGGAATGCAAAGACTTGACGACGAGCTGAAAACCCTCAAATACTGTGGTTCGTGCGACGACGACGGATGTAACGGTTCTAGGTCGTTGAAGTCTTCGGCGGTCGCGATAATTCTGACCACGATGGCCACGTGCCTGTTCTACAGGCTACAGCACTAA